The following are encoded together in the Fibrobacter sp. UWR4 genome:
- the argS gene encoding arginine--tRNA ligase, with protein sequence MNSFEQEIASALEATGSFTAEAALKLISVPPDTTHGNFTIPCFSLAKTLRKAPKIIAEELAAQVKLPAGLSKVEAVNGYLNFFIDRNFLAKSTLEGIASKGLHYGHQEPNGKVVCIDFSSPNIGKELAFHHLRSTMIGNSLSRIYKAAGYKVERINHLGDWGTAFGKLIVMYLRENRPTDQATLDSLTVKELNILYAAFSKACKEEPGLEDEARAAFTKLEQGDEFYRTLWSAFKAATLKELMRIYDMMGVGFDHYTGESFFEDKIPAILDELREKNLMIKSQDLDVVMLDEFDLNPCLIRKSDGSTLYATRDLAAADYRMKEYNFDKCLYVVDLGQALHFKQVFHVLKKMGREWYTNMYHIPFGVILQLVDGKWEKGKTRTGTASLLRDVIEAAQKKILEFIDAKNPELENKELIARQIGISALTFNDLKNSRVKDVRFDWDAVMSFEGDTGPYVQNAHVRLCSIMRKAGYTVPVSDVNYDQLADDAAYSLINLLSKKADKILGAVAADEPSVLAQYALEIAEAAHKFIHEDRVLGSAEEKSRLFLVQSTQIVLENVLDLLGLFPIRSM encoded by the coding sequence ATGAACTCGTTTGAGCAAGAAATTGCAAGTGCGCTGGAAGCTACCGGCAGCTTTACTGCCGAAGCCGCTCTCAAGCTTATCTCTGTGCCGCCTGATACCACTCACGGCAACTTCACCATCCCCTGCTTCTCCCTTGCAAAGACTCTCCGCAAGGCCCCGAAGATTATCGCAGAGGAATTGGCAGCCCAGGTAAAGCTCCCTGCAGGCCTTTCCAAGGTGGAAGCTGTTAACGGCTACCTGAATTTCTTTATCGACCGCAACTTCCTCGCCAAGTCCACTCTGGAAGGCATCGCTTCCAAGGGACTTCACTACGGCCATCAGGAACCTAATGGCAAGGTGGTCTGCATTGACTTCAGCTCCCCCAACATCGGTAAGGAACTGGCATTCCATCACCTGCGTTCTACCATGATCGGCAACAGCCTTTCCCGCATTTATAAGGCCGCCGGTTACAAGGTGGAACGAATCAACCATCTGGGCGACTGGGGTACCGCATTCGGTAAGCTCATCGTGATGTACCTCCGCGAAAACCGCCCCACCGACCAGGCAACTCTGGATTCCCTGACCGTCAAGGAACTGAACATCCTTTACGCCGCCTTCTCCAAGGCATGCAAGGAAGAGCCGGGTCTGGAAGATGAAGCCCGCGCCGCATTTACCAAGCTGGAACAGGGCGATGAATTCTACCGCACCCTGTGGTCCGCCTTCAAGGCCGCAACCCTGAAGGAACTGATGCGCATCTACGATATGATGGGCGTCGGTTTCGACCACTACACTGGTGAATCCTTCTTTGAAGACAAGATTCCCGCCATTCTCGATGAACTGCGCGAAAAGAACCTGATGATCAAGAGCCAGGATCTGGACGTGGTGATGCTGGACGAATTCGACCTGAATCCCTGCCTGATCCGCAAGAGCGACGGCTCGACTTTGTACGCAACCCGCGACCTGGCAGCAGCAGATTACCGCATGAAGGAATACAACTTCGACAAGTGCCTCTATGTGGTCGACCTGGGACAGGCTCTGCACTTCAAGCAGGTCTTCCATGTGCTGAAGAAGATGGGCCGCGAATGGTACACCAACATGTACCACATTCCTTTTGGCGTGATCCTCCAGCTGGTAGACGGCAAGTGGGAAAAGGGCAAGACCCGTACTGGTACCGCAAGCCTTTTGCGTGACGTGATTGAAGCTGCACAGAAGAAGATTCTTGAATTTATCGACGCCAAGAATCCGGAGCTGGAAAACAAGGAACTGATTGCCCGCCAGATCGGTATTTCCGCACTGACCTTCAACGACCTGAAGAACAGCCGCGTGAAGGACGTCCGCTTTGACTGGGATGCAGTCATGAGCTTCGAAGGCGACACTGGTCCTTACGTCCAGAATGCACACGTCCGTCTTTGCAGCATCATGCGCAAGGCCGGCTATACCGTGCCCGTTTCCGATGTGAACTACGACCAGCTGGCAGACGACGCCGCCTATAGTCTGATCAACCTTCTTTCCAAGAAGGCTGACAAGATTCTCGGCGCTGTAGCCGCTGACGAACCTAGCGTTCTCGCCCAGTACGCCCTGGAAATCGCAGAAGCCGCACACAAGTTCATCCACGAAGACCGAGTTCTCGGCAGCGCCGAAGAAAAGTCCCGTCTGTTCCTGGTGCAGTCCACCCAGATTGTCCTGGAAAACGTCCTGGACCTTCTCGGCCTCTTCCCGATCCGCTCCATGTAA
- a CDS encoding fibrobacter succinogenes major paralogous domain-containing protein: MNFKSALVAIMGFAAVVSFAAPPKTWDAIYNAEGEGDYAAGKIDGNIRFGKYTHYKEVQPVSFRVNDGLFQFSVAGNMTVPAQKIEKEHFYDTCNDTKEAWISYFNKPRTFKSGKTEHELIINIAGVDLACGNDLYAIADIKLKFDNDKAHEAWTNEIYGREKYRREKVVEFRRAEQEHRADLREKSGFFTDPRDGQSYRTIKVEGREWFAQNVNYEVEGHSWCYEDKDSYCARSGRLYDLEGARQACPEGWHLPRDREWMDMITGLTHCYEGVDKCEAFAKKMKATTGWHGGGGTDEYGFSVFSSGYRKIIGKSTVRYEDMGEYAGFWSGQNGRNETIWLWSMGRMSDQMVRQLVPGNAKVNGYSVRCINGN; encoded by the coding sequence ATGAATTTCAAATCTGCTTTAGTTGCAATTATGGGTTTTGCCGCAGTGGTCTCCTTTGCCGCTCCTCCCAAGACCTGGGACGCAATCTACAACGCCGAAGGTGAAGGCGATTATGCTGCCGGTAAGATCGATGGAAACATTCGTTTCGGTAAGTATACCCACTACAAGGAAGTACAGCCCGTATCCTTCCGAGTAAACGATGGCCTGTTTCAGTTCTCCGTAGCTGGTAACATGACTGTTCCCGCTCAGAAAATCGAAAAGGAACATTTCTACGATACTTGTAACGATACCAAGGAAGCATGGATTTCCTACTTCAACAAGCCCCGTACTTTCAAGTCCGGCAAGACAGAACACGAACTGATCATCAACATTGCTGGTGTAGACTTGGCTTGCGGAAACGACCTGTATGCCATTGCCGATATCAAGCTGAAGTTCGATAACGATAAGGCTCACGAAGCGTGGACCAACGAAATCTATGGCCGAGAAAAGTATCGCCGCGAAAAGGTGGTGGAATTCCGTCGCGCCGAACAGGAACACCGCGCTGATCTCCGTGAAAAGTCCGGTTTCTTCACAGACCCTCGTGATGGTCAGAGCTATCGTACTATCAAGGTGGAAGGCCGTGAATGGTTCGCCCAGAATGTGAATTATGAAGTGGAAGGCCATTCCTGGTGCTATGAAGACAAGGATTCCTATTGTGCTCGCAGCGGTCGTCTGTACGACCTTGAAGGTGCTCGTCAGGCTTGTCCCGAAGGCTGGCATCTGCCCCGTGACCGCGAATGGATGGACATGATTACCGGTCTTACCCACTGCTACGAAGGCGTGGACAAGTGCGAAGCCTTTGCCAAGAAGATGAAGGCTACTACGGGCTGGCATGGCGGTGGCGGTACCGACGAATACGGCTTCTCCGTGTTCTCTTCCGGTTATCGCAAGATTATCGGTAAGTCTACTGTCCGTTACGAAGATATGGGCGAATATGCTGGCTTCTGGAGTGGTCAGAATGGCCGCAACGAAACAATCTGGCTTTGGTCCATGGGGCGCATGAGTGACCAGATGGTTCGTCAGCTGGTTCCTGGAAACGCCAAGGTCAACGGCTACTCTGTCCGCTGCATCAACGGTAATTAG
- the purU gene encoding formyltetrahydrofolate deformylase has translation MAITRYILQIHCPDQKGLIAGTTQVLAKAGANIIDLQQHTAKDIETFFLRAVFEADSDNIEEVRKHLETLEGHLQLNWKLFDTTKVERVAIFVSKTDHCLYDLLLKHRDGDLPCEFSCIVGNHTDLAAVGGSFGVPFYYVPSNPDKSIPENRFREIIAETKTDTVVLARYMQILSAAFTEEFKYRVINIHHGFLPAFKGAKPYHQAWNKGVKIIGATAHFATEDLDQGPIIAQDIQRVPETASINELVELGKDIEKRTLSQALKLWLEHRVFVYNGRTFIL, from the coding sequence ATGGCTATTACACGTTACATTTTGCAAATTCACTGCCCTGACCAGAAGGGCCTTATTGCCGGTACCACCCAAGTTCTTGCCAAGGCTGGCGCCAATATCATCGACTTGCAGCAGCATACCGCAAAAGATATTGAAACCTTCTTCCTCCGAGCTGTTTTCGAAGCCGACTCCGACAACATCGAAGAAGTGCGCAAGCATCTGGAAACTCTGGAAGGTCACCTCCAGCTAAACTGGAAACTGTTCGATACCACCAAGGTGGAACGTGTTGCGATTTTTGTATCCAAGACGGACCACTGCCTTTACGACCTGCTCCTGAAACACCGCGATGGGGACCTGCCCTGCGAATTCAGCTGCATCGTAGGTAACCACACGGACCTCGCAGCAGTTGGCGGTTCTTTCGGCGTTCCGTTCTACTATGTCCCGTCCAACCCGGACAAGAGCATCCCGGAAAATCGTTTCCGCGAAATCATTGCAGAAACCAAGACCGACACTGTGGTTCTCGCTCGTTACATGCAGATTCTTTCTGCAGCGTTCACCGAAGAATTTAAGTACCGCGTCATCAACATCCATCACGGATTCCTTCCCGCCTTCAAGGGCGCTAAGCCCTACCATCAGGCCTGGAACAAGGGCGTGAAGATTATTGGCGCAACCGCACATTTCGCTACTGAAGACCTGGACCAGGGTCCCATCATCGCCCAGGACATCCAGCGAGTGCCTGAAACAGCAAGCATCAACGAACTGGTGGAACTGGGTAAGGACATCGAAAAGCGCACCCTTTCCCAGGCACTGAAGCTTTGGCTGGAACACCGTGTGTTCGTCTACAACGGTCGCACCTTTATTCTCTAA
- the pyrE gene encoding orotate phosphoribosyltransferase encodes MTKTDTFVHFLVESGALKFGDFVTKSGRNTPYFINTGEFRTGASLSKLAEFYAAAFVEHFDGKATNLYGPAYKGIPLCAATAMKLSDVYAKNLTFTYNRKEVKDHGEGGSLVGYKYAEKTNVVIIEDVITAGTSVNETLQILKNIENANVIGLLISVDRKEKLENGKSALQTVQEEYGIEAHSIVNINDIIAFLEKEENRKAINAPEGILEKVYAYREQWGAK; translated from the coding sequence ATGACCAAGACTGATACTTTTGTCCATTTTCTCGTTGAATCTGGCGCCCTGAAGTTCGGTGACTTCGTCACCAAGAGCGGCCGCAACACCCCGTACTTCATCAATACCGGAGAATTCCGCACTGGCGCATCTTTGTCTAAGTTGGCAGAATTCTACGCCGCAGCATTCGTTGAACATTTCGACGGCAAGGCAACCAACCTCTATGGTCCTGCATACAAGGGCATTCCCCTGTGCGCAGCCACAGCAATGAAGCTTTCCGACGTGTACGCCAAGAACCTGACCTTTACATACAACCGTAAAGAAGTTAAGGACCACGGCGAAGGCGGCTCCCTTGTTGGATACAAGTACGCCGAAAAAACCAACGTGGTGATTATCGAAGACGTGATTACCGCAGGTACTTCCGTCAACGAAACCTTGCAGATTCTCAAGAACATCGAAAACGCAAACGTGATCGGCCTTTTGATTTCTGTAGACCGCAAGGAAAAGCTGGAAAACGGCAAGTCTGCATTGCAGACTGTTCAGGAAGAATACGGCATTGAAGCTCACTCCATCGTGAACATCAACGACATCATCGCCTTCCTGGAAAAGGAAGAAAACCGCAAGGCTATCAACGCTCCTGAAGGTATCCTTGAAAAGGTTTACGCCTACCGCGAACAGTGGGGCGCAAAGTAA
- a CDS encoding DEAD/DEAH box helicase, producing the protein MSENQEVVKEEKVNPFLTPINIIEPEHKLPDYTFDMLPEEQKAILRGHGWTDLMPVQRKTMPYMLAARDMLVQSKTGSGKTGAYVLPLLQVIVRDHLFPQALILVPTRELAIQVQDEVQKLSEGTGIKSVAIFGGVSYEPQLKALKEGVHIIVATPGRLMDHVSRGNVDFLDVRDLILDEADEMLSMGFYPDMQKIRKYLPKQLACTMFSATIPQTVKSLAREFQRPSAEFLSLSYDKVIANNLEHRWYSCDVMDKDSMTIKVLEYENPESCMIFCNKKCDVSYLEQVLSGYGFNVGALSGDVSQNLREKTLNAFRDKKLRILICTDVAARGIDVDHVTHVIVYDHPDDHEVYVHRSGRTARAGRSGVCISLITPVEEIEIKKTASDFGINFIKQEPLTNEAIAKKVAERTKKQLQEVSKRFGGQKAKERISHFIPLAKELANGSQDDQMLLAYLLDRYVWKK; encoded by the coding sequence ATGAGTGAAAATCAAGAAGTTGTAAAAGAAGAAAAAGTCAATCCGTTCTTGACTCCAATTAACATTATCGAACCCGAGCACAAGCTTCCCGACTATACTTTTGACATGCTGCCGGAAGAGCAGAAGGCCATCCTCAGAGGTCACGGCTGGACCGACCTGATGCCGGTTCAGCGCAAGACCATGCCCTATATGCTCGCCGCCCGCGATATGCTGGTGCAGTCCAAGACCGGTTCCGGCAAGACAGGCGCTTACGTTCTCCCCCTTTTGCAGGTTATCGTTCGCGACCATCTGTTCCCCCAAGCACTGATTCTGGTGCCTACCCGCGAATTGGCAATCCAGGTGCAGGACGAAGTGCAGAAACTTTCCGAAGGCACCGGTATCAAATCCGTGGCAATTTTCGGCGGCGTTTCCTATGAGCCTCAGCTGAAGGCCCTTAAGGAAGGCGTACACATTATCGTCGCTACCCCGGGTCGTCTGATGGACCATGTAAGCCGCGGCAACGTGGACTTCCTGGATGTACGCGACCTGATTCTTGACGAAGCAGACGAAATGCTTTCCATGGGATTCTATCCCGACATGCAGAAGATCCGCAAGTATCTTCCCAAGCAGCTGGCCTGCACCATGTTCAGCGCCACCATCCCCCAGACAGTGAAGAGCCTGGCCCGCGAATTCCAGCGCCCGTCCGCAGAATTTCTTTCCCTGTCCTACGACAAGGTGATTGCAAACAACCTGGAACACCGCTGGTACTCCTGCGACGTGATGGACAAGGATTCCATGACCATCAAGGTGCTGGAATACGAGAATCCCGAAAGCTGCATGATTTTCTGCAACAAGAAGTGCGACGTCAGCTATCTGGAACAGGTCCTGTCCGGCTACGGCTTTAACGTAGGCGCCCTCTCCGGCGACGTTTCCCAGAACCTCCGCGAAAAGACTTTGAACGCATTCCGCGACAAGAAGCTCCGCATTCTGATTTGCACGGACGTTGCCGCCCGCGGTATCGACGTGGACCATGTGACTCATGTGATCGTTTACGACCATCCGGATGATCACGAAGTTTACGTCCACCGTAGTGGACGTACGGCCCGTGCAGGCCGCAGCGGCGTCTGCATCTCTCTCATCACTCCGGTGGAAGAAATCGAAATCAAGAAGACCGCCTCCGACTTCGGCATCAACTTCATCAAGCAGGAACCTCTTACCAACGAAGCAATCGCCAAGAAGGTTGCAGAACGCACCAAGAAGCAGTTGCAGGAAGTGAGCAAGCGTTTCGGTGGTCAGAAGGCCAAGGAACGCATC